The sequence GTGTTTGGAATTATTCAAATTCTACAAACGGACAGTTTAGAATTTCTGCTTATGATGCCACTTTAGCAACTTCAGAAGTTTCTACTGTTAAAAAAGATATCAAAGTTTATCCGAATCCATTCAATGACACAGTTAATATCTCAGAATTTAAAGATATTAAAACAGTTAAAGTGACTGATGTAGCTGGAAGAACATTAAAAGTAATTGAAAATCCTACTAAGGAAATCAATTTAAGTACACTAAATTCTGGACTATATTTGATTACAATGTATTTCAAAGACGGTTCTCAGAATACAGTGAAAGCCATCAAAAAGTAAACTATTTTTTTTGAATTATTTTTTTAGCAGCTGTACGAAAGTATGGCTGCTTTTTTATGTGCTCAAATTTTTGTTATTTTGAAGCTTAAACTTAAAAGCAATGCAAATTCCTGCTTCGTCTGTAGAAGACTATATATCCAAAATTCCTGAAGAAAGGCAGGAGGTTTTCACAAAGCTATTTGATACCATCACTGAAAATCTGCCAAATGGTTTTACCAAAGGTGTCAGCTACGGTATGGTTGGCTGGGATGTGCCTTTAGAAACTTTTCCTGCGGGTTATCATTGTACGCCGGGTTCGCCGCTGCCTTTTATGGGATTGGCTTCGCAGAAGAATTTCATAGCCCTTTATCACATGGGGATTTATGCAAAACCTGATCTTCTTGATTGGTTTGTAGCAGAATTTCCAAAACATTCAAAGAGAAAGCTGGATATGGGGAAATCATGCATCCGTTTTAAGAAGATGGATGAAATTCCTTTTGAATTAATCGCTGAGCTGAGTAATAAAATGACTGTAGATGAATGGATCAATATTTATGAAACCAATTTTAAAAAATAGATCTTTACTAAAAGTTATTTCCCTTTTTGTAATTCTTCTTTTTGTTTTAAGTTGTAAAAATTCTCATACTTCAGGTTTGAAGAATGGAGATTTACTTTTCGTCACCGCAAAAGAAAGCGGACTATCGGGGGCAATTAATAACGTCACTCAAAACAAAAAAACGCATCCTTCGATCATATCGGAATTTTACAAAAAGATAAAACCGGAGTTTTCGTACTTCATGCTGCTCCAAAAGGTGGTTCTCAGAAGCAAAATTTAGATGAATTTCTAAAAGATCAGGCAAACGACGGACAAAAAGTGATGGTGTACAGATTGAAGCCGGAGTTTCAGAATACAATCCCTGACGCAATCGAGAAAGCAAATGCTATGTTGGGTAAGCCTTATAATTTCAATTATATATTAGACGAAAATTCTTATTACTGTTCAGATTATATTGAAAGGTCATTTAGAGAGAATCATATTTTTAAATTAGAACCTATGACTTTCGTTGATCCCAAAACCGGAAAAACCAATGCATTTTGGGAGGAGTTTTATACTAAAAAAAATCTCAAAGTTCCGGAAGGTGAACCCGGGTGTAATCCCAACGGATTGGCCGCTTCAGATAAAATACAACATATTAAAGAACTATAAATAGAAGAGGAGTTGCAATGCTTTTCTTTTTTTAGGTTAAAATTAAAAAATATTACTCTACTAATTTGGTAGACTAATATTTTTTTATACTTTTGTCAAAGAATTAACAGATAAATATTTCAAAATATGTAATTCAGAAAGTATTGTTTAATCAAAAATTGTTTAGTTATGATTGCGCCAAATTTGCAGGCTTTGCCAAAAAATGTACACCTTATCAAAAAGATTTGATCATCGAAGTAGAACTGAATGGGAAAATGAAGTTTGACCATCTTTTGAATGCAATCTACCAACAAATGGGGATCTGCTACAAAGTACTGAGCGCAAATGTGGAGTATATGAACGGAGCAAATTTTGGTTCATTTCAGTTACACGTTAATGCAACCAACGAAGAATCTGAGCAATTAGAATTTTTCCTGAATAAAAATAAACTTCTGAATACCACTGTCGATTATACCTGCAGAAAGTATTCATAAAGCTGTAAGTCCATATAGTTTGAGGGGCGTTCAATTTATTGAGCGCTTTTTTTATTCAATTCTCCGATAAAAAGTTTATTTTTATTTTAAAATAAATTACAAAATTATGGTTGCACTTATTATCATCGGAGTTCTTGTATTGATTGTCCTTTACGGAGTTTCCATTTATAACCGTCTCGTAAAACTAAAAAATCTCGTTCAGGAAGCATGGAGCAGTATCGATGTCATGCTTAAAAAACGTCACGATCTGATTCCGAATTTGGTTGAAACGGTAAAAGGATATGCAACTCACGAACGTGAAACTCTTGAAAACGTTACAAGAGCAAGAAATTTGGCTGTTGGAGCAGATTCTGTAGAAGGTAAGGAAGCGGCAGAAAAAAATCTGAACCAGGCAATGGTAAATTTATTTGCAGTAGCCGAACAATATCCGGATTTGAAAGCGAATACCAACTTCCAGCAATTGCAAGCAGAATTGAGTTCTATTGAAAATGATATCGAAAAATCAAGAAGATACTACAACGGAACGGCAAGAGAAAACAATACGTTGGTAGAGTCTTTCCCAAGCAACGTGATTGCCAACATGTACAAATTTGAAAAAGCCAAATTCTTTGAGCTTGAAAATATTGCAGACAGAGAAGTTCCGACAGTAAAATTTTAAGAAATGAAATCGCTTTGACTTGGTTTAGATTCATAAATACCAATCAGGAATGGCGATACCATACGACCCACCAAATAATAAAATCTATGTATGAAAAATTTCTTACAGTTACTTTTCCTTTTATTTTTTAGTTTAAATTTTGCTCAGGAAGAGCCGATCCGAACAGATCAATTGTCTATTATCGACGGACGGGAAAGGATTATGAATTTTCACGCTGATATTGATGTTGATAAAAATGCGAACATCACGGTTACTGAGAAGATAAAGGTTCACAGTCTGGGAGATAAAATAAAACGAGGCATCTTTCGTTCACTTCCGCTAACCAGAAATATTAATAATACGACTCAGAAAGTACAGTACAACATTATTTCTGTAAAGAAAAATAGTGTTGATGAAGATTATCATGAAGAATATGAAGATGGCTTTCTGAAAATTTATTTCGGAAACAAAGATATTATTCTCGAGCCAGGCGACTATGATTACGAAATAAAATATACTACAGAAAAGCAAATCGGTTTTTTTGAAAAATATGATGAGTTTTATTGGAACGTCAACGGAAACTTCTGGGATTTTCCCGTTGATCAGATTTCTGCGACAGTCAATCTTCCGCAAGGTGCAGGGATTTTACAAAATTCTTGTTACACAGGCAGCCAGGGAAGTACAGATCAAAATTGTACGGTAAAAGTACTTTCAGAACATTCGATCGAATGGAATGCCGGAAATTTGGGTTCAGAAGAAGGTCTTACGATTGCCGTGGGTTTCAAAAAAGGGGTGATGATTCCTCCGCCACCACCCACTTTTCTGGAAAGATTCGGGATTTTGATTGCCGGAATGATTGTGTTTTTAGGAATGGT comes from Chryseobacterium sp. 3008163 and encodes:
- a CDS encoding DUF1801 domain-containing protein produces the protein MQIPASSVEDYISKIPEERQEVFTKLFDTITENLPNGFTKGVSYGMVGWDVPLETFPAGYHCTPGSPLPFMGLASQKNFIALYHMGIYAKPDLLDWFVAEFPKHSKRKLDMGKSCIRFKKMDEIPFELIAELSNKMTVDEWINIYETNFKK
- a CDS encoding NIL domain-containing protein — encoded protein: MFSYDCAKFAGFAKKCTPYQKDLIIEVELNGKMKFDHLLNAIYQQMGICYKVLSANVEYMNGANFGSFQLHVNATNEESEQLEFFLNKNKLLNTTVDYTCRKYS
- a CDS encoding LemA family protein, giving the protein MVALIIIGVLVLIVLYGVSIYNRLVKLKNLVQEAWSSIDVMLKKRHDLIPNLVETVKGYATHERETLENVTRARNLAVGADSVEGKEAAEKNLNQAMVNLFAVAEQYPDLKANTNFQQLQAELSSIENDIEKSRRYYNGTARENNTLVESFPSNVIANMYKFEKAKFFELENIADREVPTVKF
- a CDS encoding YiiX/YebB-like N1pC/P60 family cysteine hydrolase; this translates as MLQKDKTGVFVLHAAPKGGSQKQNLDEFLKDQANDGQKVMVYRLKPEFQNTIPDAIEKANAMLGKPYNFNYILDENSYYCSDYIERSFRENHIFKLEPMTFVDPKTGKTNAFWEEFYTKKNLKVPEGEPGCNPNGLAASDKIQHIKEL